From the genome of Eucalyptus grandis isolate ANBG69807.140 chromosome 2, ASM1654582v1, whole genome shotgun sequence, one region includes:
- the LOC104433294 gene encoding GDT1-like protein 4 — protein sequence MSSVLQGFSKSLAMTVLSEIGDKTFFAAAILAMRHPRRLVLSGCLAALVVMTILSAFVGWAAPNLISRKWTHHITTLLFFGFGIWSLWDGFHEGGESEELAEVEAKLDADWTKAGSGAAKQNGKVADDVKKETRPFLSQFFSPILLKAFSITFFGEWGDKSQLATIGLAADENPFGVVLGGIVAQALCTTAAVVGGKSLASQISEKIVALSGGVLFIVFGIQSFLSTVE from the exons ATGAGCTCGGTCTTGCAG GGCTTCTCCAAATCGCTCGCCATGACCGTGCTGTCCGAAATCGGAGACAAGACGTTCTTCGCGGCCGCG ATTCTGGCTATGCGTCACCCAAGGAGACTTGTCTTGTCAGGTTGCTTGGCAGCTCTGGTG GTGATGACAATTCTTTCTGCTTTTGTTGGTTGGGCTGCTCCTAACCTG ATTTCCCGTAAATGGACTCACCATATAACAACATTGTTATTCTTTGGGTTTGGCATTTGGTCTTTGTGGGATGGATTTCATGAGGGAGG GGAATCTGAAGAACTTGCTGAAGTTGAAGCAAAATTG GATGCCGACTGGACGAAGGCTGGCTCTGGAGCAGCCAAACAGAATGGCAAG GTTGCTGATGATGTTAAAAAAGAGACACGGCCATTTCTCTCACAGTTCTTCTCACCCATCTTGTTGAAG GCATTTTCAATCACATTTTTCGGTGAATGGGGTGACAAGAGCCAG ctGGCTACAATTGGTCTGGCAGCAGATGAGAATCCATTTGGTGTAGTACTTGGTGGAATTGT TGCACAAGCGTTGTGTACAACCGCTGCTGTTGTGGGAGGGAAGAGCTTGGCATCTCAGATTTCTGAGAAAATA GTAGCCTTGTCAGGTGGAGTCCTCTTTATCGTGTTTGGTATTCAGTCCTTTCTCTCAACAGTCGAATGA
- the LOC104433296 gene encoding uncharacterized protein LOC104433296, with product MMLHFPDPAKLKTKKILFEEVFAALDCGTLEQLKELSSKRRAIEETINATSSITEAIAREMYGGLTSHNEQDLQKLKQYLPLLENLVFHVDMVSSNTRMARWISNLRIQWASALTGTLPFLNLMGPKYFQVNDIRFELGMNLFLYGAILRERALEVMPEDLVQSATLFREAAGVYHHISHGVLPSLQSANSVQRPPEATFSVTTVMNLICLAEAQIVTIMKAEEKRTTAGLLGKLHYGVSEFLDEAMSLLHPRTSELKDISARLLEYISSCKALHELRSQKYLAEELRTAGQVGVAIGVLCEALTNARKRIPGEESWKDIIKKEIDEAAEALRKLESENEFVWHDKIASGDELPLPQGSRIVKIIPYHPTRCETPLVFKL from the exons ATGATGCTGCACTTTCCGGACCCGGCGAAGCTCAAGACCAAGAAG ATTTTGTTTGAAGAGGTTTTTGCGGCTCTTGACTGTGGCACGTTGGAGCAACTGAAAGAGCTGAGCTCTAAACGGCGAGCCATTGAGGAAACGATAAATGCCACGAGCTCAATTACCGAGGCCATTGCGAGGGAGATGTATGGGGGGCTTACCTCTCATAATGAACAG GATCTCCAAAAGTTGAAACAGTATCTACCCTTGCTGGAGAACTTAGTTTTCCATGTTGACATGGTTAGCAGCAACACCCGGATGGCTCGCTGGATTTCAAACCTTAGAATTCAGTGGGCCAGTGCTCTTACTGGCACTTTGCCTTTCCTGAATCTCATGGGTCCAAAGTACTTCCAAGTGAATGACATTCGGTTTGAGCTTGGAATGAACCTCTTCCTTTATGGTGCAATTCTTCGTGAGAGGGCATTAGAAGTAATGCCTGAAG ATCTGGTGCAGTCTGCTACCCTCTTCAGAGAAGCTGCTGGAGTTTACCATCACATCTCTCATGGTGTTCTGCCTTCATTACAATCTGCAAACTCTGTTCAGAGGCCACCTGAAGCTACATTTTCTGTCACCACTGTTATGAACCTGATTTGTTTGGCCGAAGCCCAG ATTGTAACCATAATGAAGGCTGAAGAGAAAAGAACTACCGCAGGTCTTTTGGGTAAGCTGCATTATGGCGTTTCAGAGTTTCTTGATGAAGCCATGAGTTTGCTACATCCAAGAACTAGTGAACTCAAAGATATATCGGCTCGTCTTTTG GAATATATCTCATCTTGCAAAGCCTTGCATGAGCTAAGAAGCCAAAAGTACCTTGCGGAAGAGCTGAGGACTGCTGGCCAAGTCGGGGTTGCCATTGGAGTTCTCTGTGAAGCCTTGACCAATGCAAGAAAGAGAATTCCTGGGGAGGAGTCATGGAAGGAcatcatcaagaaagaaattgatgaaGCTGCCGAAGCTCTGAGGAAGTTGGAGAGCGAGAATGAGTTCGTCTGGCATGACAAGATCGCTTCGGGTGATGAGTTGCCATTGCCTCAGGGTAGCCGAATCGTGAAGATCATACCTTACCATCCCACCAGATGCGAGACACCTCTCGTTTTCAAGTTGTAG
- the LOC104433297 gene encoding uncharacterized protein LOC104433297 codes for MAVPCTSLRFSCKLPAKSPSLSPAQPAQSVSIRRGSSCFDSGALKLSTRRSDGLVPSVVSEGSAVETSSATSGFYKLTYLEGNSWLWDVGGLRLLVDPILVGNLDFGIPWLYDAAKKFLKTFQLSDLPDVDYLLITQSLDDHCHLKTLRPLSEMKPDLRVVATPNAKSLLDPLFRNVTFLEPGQSCEVEARTGPNVRIQATPGPVLGPPWQRPENGYLVSLPGQLSLYYEPHCVYNKSLLEKERADIIITPVIKQLLPNFTLVSGQEDAVQLAKLLQAKYVVPMKNGDLDGTGFLASIVQAEGTIESFKELLSKEIPDAQVLQPTPGVPLEI; via the exons atgGCTGTCCCTTGCACTTCCCTTCGCTTCTCTTGCAAACTCCCCGCCAAGTCGCCATCTTTATCCCCAGCACAGCCTGCCCAGTCGGTGTCGATCCGCAGGGGTTCCAGCTGCTTCGACTCGGGCGCGCTCAAGCTCTCCACCCGCAG GTCGGACGGTCTTGTTCCCTCTGTTGTTTCGGAAGGAAGCGCGGTCGAAACGAGCTCTGCCACCTCCGGTTTCTATAAACTCACTTACTTGGAG GGGAACAGTTGGCTTTGGGATGTGGGTGGGTTGAGGCTTTTGGTTGATCCAATCTTGGTGGGTAACTTGGACTTTGGCATCCCCTGGCTCTACGATGCTGCCAAGaaattcttgaagactttccaG CTCAGCGATCTTCCTGATGTTGATTACTTGTTGATTACCCAAAGCCTGGATGATCACTGCCACTTGAAGACCTTGAGGCCACTTTCGGAGATGAAACCAGATCTGAGAGTGGTTGCTACTCCCAATGCCAAGTCTTTACTGGATCCCCTTTTCAGAAAT GTCACCTTTTTAGAACCTGGCCAAAGCTGTGAAGTGGAAGCAAGAACAGGTCCAAACGTCAGAATTCAGGCCACTCCAGGACCAGTTTTAGGTCCTCCTTGGCAAAGGCCTGAGAATGG GTATCTTGTATCTCTACCAGGACAATTAAGTCTTTACTATGAACCCCACTGTGTTTATAACAAGAGTTTGCTGGAGAAAGAACGGGCTGATATTATTATTACACCAGTTATTAAGCAGCTTCTTCCAAATTTTACCTTGGTCTCAGGGCAAGAGGATGCTGTTCAACTTGCTAAGCTGCTGCAGGCCAA GTATGTTGTCCCGATGAAGAATGGAGACCTCGACGGCACAGGATTTCTTGCTAGTATAGTCCAGGCTGAAGGAACGATAGAATCATTTAAG GAGCT
- the LOC104433295 gene encoding lysine histidine transporter-like 6 translates to MVSASPPSKEVASSEKWAEGGDPARRAKWWYSTFHTVTAMIGAGVLSLPYAMAYLGWGPGTMVLLLSWCMTLNTMWQMIQLHECVPGTRFDRYIDLGRHAFGPKLGPWIVLPQQLIVQVGCDIVYMVTGGKCLKKFMEMACANCTPIRQSYWICIFGGIHFFLSQLPNFNSVAGVSLAAAIMSLSYSTIAWAGSLAHGRDPGVSYGYKNTSSAEFIFRVFNALGVISFAFAGHAVVLEIQATIPSTPEKPSRIPMWKGAMGAYFINAICYFPVALIGYWAFGQDVDDNVLMALKRPAWLIASANLMVVVHVIGSYQVYAMPVFDMLERLMVKRFNFPPGIALRLVTRSAYVAFTLFVGVTFPFFGDLLGFFGGFGFAPTSYFLPSIMWMIIKKPRKFSINWFVNWASIVIGVFIMLASTIGGLRNIVADASTYSFYT, encoded by the exons ATGGTGTCAGCTTCTCCTCCTtcgaag gAAGTGGCTTCGAGCGAGAAATGGGCGGAGGGGGGCGACCCGGCCAGGCGAGCCAAATGGTGGTACTCCACCTTTCACACTGTCACGGCCATGATCGGCGCCGGTGTTCTCAGCTTGCCTTATGCCATGGCCTATTTAGGATG GGGTCCAGGGACAATGGTGTTGCTCCTGTCCTGGTGCATGACCCTGAACACAATGTGGCAGATGATCCAGCTGCACGAGTGCGTTCCGGGAACTCGGTTCGACCGCTACATCGACCTGGGCCGGCATGCCTTTGGCCCGAAGCTCGGTCCATGGATCGTGCTCCCACAGCAGCTGATCGTCCAGGTCGGATGCGACATCGTGTACATGGTCACCGGTGGCAAGTGCCTCAAGAAGTTCATGGAGATGGCCTGCGCCAACTGCACCCCAATCAGGCAGTCCTATTGGATCTGCATCTTCGGCGGGATCCACTTTTTCCTGTCTCAGCTCCCAAATTTCAATTCTGTCGCTGGTGTTTCCTTGGCCGCGGCAATTATGTCTCTCAG CTACTCCACCATAGCATGGGCGGGAAGCCTAGCCCACGGCCGAGATCCCGGTGTGAGCTATGGCTACAAGAACACAAGCTCCGCTGAATTCATCTTCCGTGTGTTCAATGCGCTCGGCGTGATTTCCTTCGCGTTCGCAGGGCATGCTGTGGTCCTTGAAATTCAGGCCACCATCCCGTCAACTCCTGAGAAGCCTTCAAGAATCCCGATGTGGAAAGGTGCGATGGGAGCCTATTTCATCAACGCCATTTGCTATTTCCCAGTGGCGCTCATTGGTTACTGGGCCTTCGGACAAGACGTCGACGACAATGTGCTAATGGCGCTGAAGAGACCGGCGTGGCTCATCGCATCCGCTAACTTGATGGTGGTCGTCCATGTCATCGGAAGTTATCAG GTTTACGCGATGCCCGTTTTCGACATGTTGGAGAGGTTAATGGTAAAGAGGTTCAACTTCCCTCCCGGAATCGCGCTCAGGCTCGTCACTCGGTCCGCCTATGTTG CTTTTACGTTGTTTGTTGGAGTGACATTCCCTTTCTTTGGGGACTTGCTCGGTTTCTTTGGTGGATTCGGCTTCGCTCCCACATCTTATTTc CTCCCAAGTATCATGTGGATGATCATCAAGAAGCCTAGAAAATTCAGCATCAACTGGTTCGTCAACTGG GCATCCATTGTGATCGGAGTGTTCATCATGTTGGCATCGACGATTGGGGGTCTGCGGAACATAGTGGCGGACGCATCCACATACAGTTTCTATACCTAG